One window of Lemur catta isolate mLemCat1 chromosome 3, mLemCat1.pri, whole genome shotgun sequence genomic DNA carries:
- the AMIGO1 gene encoding amphoterin-induced protein 1, giving the protein MQPQRDLRGLWLLLLSLFLLLFEAARAGRPVVSCPAACLCASNILSCSKQQLPNVPHSLPSYTALLDLSHNNLSRLRAEWTPTRLTHLHSLLLSHNHLNFISSEAFSPVPNLRYLDLSSNQLRTLDEFLFSELQALEVLLLYNNHIVAVDRSAFDDMAQLQKLYLSQNQISRFPLELVKEGSKLPKLTLLDLSSNKLNKLPLPDLQKLPAWIKNGLYLHNNPLHCDCELYQLFSHWQYRQLSSVMDFQEDLYCMSSKKLHNVFNLSFLNCSEYKERAWEAHLGDNLTIKCDTKQQGMTKMWVTPSNERVLDEVANGTVTVSKDGSLHFRQVQVEDGGVYTCYAMGETFNETLSVELKVYNSTLHGHHDTLNTAYTTLVGCILSVVLVLIYLYLTPCRCWCRGVEKPSSHQGDSLSSSMLSTTPNHDPMAGGDKDDGFDRRVAFLEPAGPGQGQNGKLKPGNTLPVPEATGKGQRRMSDPESVSSVFSDTPIVV; this is encoded by the coding sequence ATGCAACCCCAGCGTGACCTGCGAGGCCTCTGGCTCCTGCTGCTGTCCTTGTTCCTGCTCCTTTTTGAGGCGGCCAGAGCTGGCCGACCCGTGGTTAGCTGTCCTGCCGCCTGCTTGTGCGCCAGCAACATCCTCAGCTGCTCCAAGCAGCAGCTGCCCAACGTGCCCCATTCCTTGCCCAGTTACACAGCACTACTGGACCTCAGCCACAACAACCTGAGCCGCCTGCGGGCTGAGTGGACCCCCACCCGCCTGACCCACCTGCACTCCCTGCTGCTGAGCCACAACCACCTGAACTTCATCTCCTCTGAGGCCTTTTCCCCAGTACCCAACCTGCGCTACCTGGACCTCTCCTCCAACCAGCTGCGTACACTGGATGAGTTCCTGTTCAGTGAACTGCAAGCACTGGAGGTGCTGCTGCTCTACAATAACCACATTGTGGCGGTCGACCGCTCCGCCTTTGATGACATGGCCCAGCTGCAGAAACTCTACTTGAGCCAGAACCAGATCTCCCGCTTCCCTCTGGAACTGGTCAAGGAAGGATCCAAGCTACCCAAACTAACACTCCTGGATCTGTCCTCTAACAAGCTGAATAAGTTGCCATTGCCCGACCTGCAGAAGCTGCCAGCATGGATCAAGAATGGGCTGTACCTACACAACAACCCCCTGCACTGCGACTGTGAGCTCTACCAACTCTTTTCACACTGGCAGTACCGCCAGCTGAGCTCCGTGATGGACTTTCAGGAGGATCTGTACTGCATGAGCTCCAAGAAGCTGCACAATGTCTTCAACCTGAGTTTCCTCAACTGCAGCGAGTACAAGGAGCGTGCCTGGGAGGCCCACCTGGGTGACAACTTGACCATCAAGTGTGACACCAAGCAGCAGGGGATGACCAAGATGTGGGTGACACCAAGCAATGAACGGGTGCTAGATGAGGTGGCCAATGGCACGGTAACGGTGTCCAAGGACGGCAGTCTTCATTTCCGGCAGGTGCAGGTCGAGGATGGTGGTGTGTATACCTGCTATGCCATGGGGGAGACTTTCAATGAGACGCTGTCTGTGGAGTTGAAAGTGTACAATTCCACCTTACATGGACACCATGACACCCTCAACACAGCCTATACCACCCTAGTGGGCTGTATCCTCAGTGTGGTCCTGGTCCTCATATACCTATACCTCACCCCTTGCCGCTGCTGGTGCCGGGGTGTAGAGAAGCCTTCCAGCCATCAAGGAGACAGCCTCAGCTCTTCCATGCTTAGTACCACACCCAACCATGATCCTATGGCTGGTGGGGACAAAGATGATGGTTTTGACCGGCGGGTGGCCTTCCTGGAACCTGCTGGACCTGGGCAGGGTCAAAACGGCAAGCTCAAGCCGGGCAACACCTTGCCAGTGCCCGAGGCAACAGGCAAAGGCCAACGGAGGATGTCAGATCCAGAATCAGTCAGCTCAGTCTTCTCTGATACGCCCATTGTGGTGTGA